A region of uncultured Desulfobacter sp. DNA encodes the following proteins:
- a CDS encoding 5'-nucleotidase C-terminal domain-containing protein, which yields MKPLQKQLWCLLLMVFLTIISSCNGDDDKDNSSSTESNRLSLTIMHVNDTHSYAEGDSLTLDIEGTETTFEAGGYPRLVQKVNEIRAESSNTLLLHAGDAVQGTLYFTAYEGEADYEFLNEMGVDVMCVGNHEFDKGPEYLDKFIDYADFPIISANIDASADDYLAGEIEPYVIKEYNGEKVGIIGLTTTTTAGTSSPGNNIVFNNVVDAVNTYVAELEGRGINKIILLTHLGYDEDVELAQEVQGVDIIVGGHSHTLLGGEDLKSLGFSPSGDYPTAVENPDGGKTYVVQAYAHTLVLGKLNVEFDADGVVTGIEGTPILLLGENNITQEDENGDDVEVTGESLATVQTVIAQSSCAQLVAEDAGAATALEPYSAGIAAKEEEVVASASSNLYHTRVPFTDKYAEGVPLPYGSYIAPVVAEGMLWKANGVGQACDFALINAGGPRKTIPKGDITIADVYELLPFGNTLFALELTGAQWKAALQLGVTEGADGSDTGGYPYVAGCRYIVDALTDPDNPTVTAVQTQDDDGSWVDIDDDETYRIITINYLANGGDFYDVLKNSSGYRYDTGFIDAEVFQEYAEHVGTLDRPDSTNVIYTTGAVVLKMIETTDIHGSLLPYDFIEAEAILHSLTQVNTYVTAEREKASQSTQSSVILLDCGDILQGQPIVNYYNYERETLDNHIVPDAMNYMGYDAGTVGNHDIEPGKSVYDAVNSQFNFPWLAANCVDTTTNDPYFEPYTIIEKNGIRIAVLGLITPQVPSWLPESVRENMAFDDMIESAQAWVPYIQENEDPDLIVGLFHSGTDYTYSGTETSEKNENASELVARQVPGFDIVFTGHDHANHAYTVENTQGKTVWILGATSAANYLADATVVLTPDGEGSYTVEVDGLYKDATVYDVDQDMYSYFSYAEDATNEYVDEAIGTFTASTTSRDAMFGDSSFNDLIHALQFTVARDVIGQSVEVSFAAPLQFDKTIDAGTVYVRDMYKLYKYENTLYVMQLTGAEIDAELEYSYANWTNQMTSADDHLINFTSIDEKTGEYEQATRYYNYDSAAGIVYTVNVSQPAYDRVSILGLDADLDGVVDEGSAWDDTATYNCAVNSYRAGGGGGHLTTGAGIDEDALSDRQVGVTARDLRYYLIEDIKAQGTVTPMSIGNWEFIPADWAAAGAERDYDVLYGNSDGDH from the coding sequence TTTGATGGTCTTTCTGACCATTATAAGCAGTTGTAACGGCGATGATGACAAAGATAACAGCTCAAGTACAGAATCAAACCGTCTGAGCCTGACCATCATGCATGTCAATGATACCCATTCCTATGCAGAGGGGGATTCTCTTACCCTTGACATTGAAGGGACTGAAACAACTTTTGAGGCGGGCGGTTATCCACGACTGGTTCAAAAGGTGAATGAAATCCGGGCGGAATCGTCTAATACACTGCTGCTGCATGCCGGTGATGCCGTTCAGGGCACTTTGTATTTCACGGCCTATGAAGGAGAAGCCGATTACGAATTCCTCAATGAAATGGGCGTTGACGTGATGTGCGTGGGTAACCACGAATTTGACAAAGGACCTGAATATCTTGATAAATTCATTGATTATGCTGATTTTCCCATTATCTCGGCCAATATCGATGCCTCAGCAGACGACTACCTGGCCGGGGAAATCGAGCCCTATGTCATTAAGGAATATAACGGGGAAAAGGTGGGGATCATCGGATTGACTACCACAACCACCGCCGGAACCTCCAGCCCCGGAAACAATATTGTTTTCAACAATGTTGTCGATGCGGTGAATACCTACGTTGCAGAACTGGAAGGCCGGGGCATCAACAAAATCATTCTTCTGACCCATTTGGGATATGATGAAGATGTGGAACTGGCCCAGGAGGTTCAAGGTGTAGATATTATAGTCGGCGGTCATTCACACACCCTTCTGGGCGGCGAGGACCTGAAAAGTTTAGGATTTAGCCCCAGCGGTGACTACCCCACCGCGGTTGAAAACCCTGACGGAGGGAAAACCTATGTTGTGCAGGCTTATGCACACACTCTGGTTTTAGGAAAGCTGAACGTGGAATTTGATGCGGATGGTGTTGTCACCGGCATTGAGGGCACACCGATTCTCCTGCTGGGTGAAAATAATATAACCCAGGAAGATGAAAATGGTGATGATGTTGAAGTCACCGGAGAATCCCTTGCCACGGTTCAAACAGTCATCGCCCAAAGCAGTTGCGCACAACTTGTTGCTGAAGATGCCGGCGCAGCCACAGCCCTTGAGCCTTACAGTGCCGGTATTGCAGCAAAAGAGGAAGAGGTGGTTGCTTCAGCCTCCTCCAATCTCTACCACACCCGGGTTCCCTTCACCGACAAATATGCCGAGGGCGTACCTTTGCCCTATGGCAGCTACATTGCGCCCGTTGTGGCAGAAGGCATGCTCTGGAAAGCCAATGGGGTGGGACAGGCCTGTGATTTCGCTCTGATTAATGCCGGCGGTCCCAGGAAAACCATTCCCAAAGGGGACATTACCATTGCCGATGTGTATGAACTGCTGCCCTTTGGGAACACCCTGTTTGCCCTGGAATTAACCGGAGCCCAGTGGAAAGCGGCACTGCAGCTGGGCGTAACCGAGGGGGCTGACGGTTCCGATACCGGCGGTTATCCCTATGTGGCCGGCTGCCGTTACATTGTGGATGCCCTGACAGATCCGGACAATCCCACGGTCACGGCTGTTCAAACCCAGGATGACGACGGCAGCTGGGTTGATATTGATGACGACGAAACATACAGAATCATAACCATCAACTATCTTGCCAATGGCGGTGATTTCTATGATGTGCTGAAAAATTCCAGCGGATATCGCTACGACACCGGATTTATAGATGCAGAAGTTTTCCAGGAATACGCAGAACACGTTGGTACTCTGGACAGACCCGATTCCACCAATGTGATTTATACCACCGGGGCTGTGGTGTTAAAGATGATTGAAACCACGGACATTCACGGTTCGCTGCTGCCCTATGATTTCATTGAGGCCGAGGCCATCCTTCACTCATTGACCCAGGTCAACACCTATGTGACGGCAGAAAGGGAGAAAGCGTCACAAAGCACCCAGAGCAGCGTTATCCTCCTTGACTGCGGTGATATTCTCCAGGGTCAGCCCATTGTCAACTACTATAACTATGAAAGAGAGACCCTGGACAACCATATTGTCCCGGACGCCATGAATTACATGGGATATGACGCAGGTACCGTGGGCAACCACGATATTGAGCCGGGCAAAAGCGTTTATGATGCCGTCAACTCCCAGTTCAATTTCCCCTGGCTCGCTGCCAACTGTGTGGATACCACCACCAATGATCCCTATTTCGAGCCCTATACCATTATAGAGAAAAATGGTATCAGGATTGCCGTCCTTGGATTGATTACACCCCAAGTGCCCTCCTGGCTGCCTGAATCGGTCCGGGAGAATATGGCGTTTGACGACATGATCGAATCGGCACAGGCCTGGGTTCCCTATATCCAGGAGAATGAGGACCCGGATCTGATTGTGGGGCTTTTCCACTCCGGAACCGACTATACCTACAGCGGCACTGAAACCTCGGAAAAAAATGAAAACGCATCGGAACTGGTTGCCAGACAGGTTCCCGGATTTGATATCGTCTTCACGGGCCATGACCACGCAAACCATGCCTATACCGTGGAAAATACCCAAGGCAAAACCGTCTGGATACTGGGGGCCACCAGTGCAGCCAATTATCTGGCCGATGCAACGGTGGTTCTGACCCCCGATGGTGAGGGATCTTACACCGTGGAGGTGGACGGACTCTATAAGGATGCAACGGTGTACGATGTTGACCAGGACATGTACAGCTATTTCAGCTATGCCGAAGATGCCACCAATGAGTATGTGGATGAAGCCATTGGTACGTTCACCGCATCAACCACATCACGGGATGCCATGTTCGGGGATTCCAGCTTCAATGACCTGATCCATGCGCTGCAGTTCACGGTTGCCCGGGACGTCATTGGCCAGTCCGTTGAGGTCTCCTTTGCCGCACCGCTCCAGTTTGACAAGACCATTGATGCCGGTACGGTTTATGTGCGTGATATGTACAAATTGTACAAGTATGAAAACACCTTGTATGTCATGCAGCTGACCGGTGCTGAAATAGACGCCGAACTTGAGTATTCCTATGCAAACTGGACCAACCAGATGACCAGTGCCGATGACCACCTGATCAACTTCACCTCCATTGATGAAAAGACCGGTGAATATGAACAGGCCACCCGGTACTACAACTACGATTCTGCCGCCGGTATTGTATACACGGTGAATGTCAGCCAGCCTGCATATGACAGGGTCTCCATACTGGGTCTGGATGCCGACCTGGACGGTGTGGTTGACGAAGGTTCCGCATGGGACGACACGGCCACCTACAACTGTGCTGTCAACTCCTATCGGGCCGGCGGCGGTGGCGGCCATTTGACCACCGGTGCCGGCATTGATGAAGATGCACTCTCAGACCGCCAGGTTGGGGTGACGGCCCGGGATCTGCGTTACTATCTCATCGAAGATATAAAGGCCCAGGGAACCGTAACTCCTATGTCCATCGGAAACTGGGAATTCATACCGGCAGACTGGGCCGCAGCCGGTGCTGAACGCGATTACGACGTCCTTTATGGCAACAGTGACGGTGATCATTAA